A genomic window from Brassica oleracea var. oleracea cultivar TO1000 chromosome C8, BOL, whole genome shotgun sequence includes:
- the LOC106307392 gene encoding enoyl-CoA delta isomerase 2, peroxisomal, which translates to MCTLEKRGNLFLLTLTGDNEHRFNPDAIATILSLLGQAKSQAKRGSVLITTGHGKFFSNGFDLAWAQASGSLTGAAERLHQMVESFKPVVAALLDLPMPTIAALNGHAAAAGMMLALSHDYIFMRKDRGVLYMSEVDIGLSMPDYFAAMVRSKIGTSAARREVLLSGKKIRGEEAVALGIVDSAAHDSAEGVVEATVSLAEKLAAKKWNGDVYASIRKSLYPELCEILGLKATIFATPKL; encoded by the coding sequence ATGTGCACGTTAGAGAAGCGCGGCAACCTCTTCCTCCTAACCCTAACCGGCGACAACGAGCACAGATTCAACCCCGACGCGATCGCCACCATCCTCTCCCTTCTCGGTCAAGCCAAATCTCAAGCCAAGCGTGGATCCGTACTCATCACCACCGGCCACGGAAAGTTCTTCTCCAACGGATTCGATCTCGCATGGGCCCAAGCCTCCGGATCCTTAACCGGAGCCGCCGAACGGCTTCACCAGATGGTGGAATCGTTCAAACCGGTGGTTGCGGCGCTCCTCGATCTCCCTATGCCGACGATCGCCGCCTTGAACGGCCACGCCGCCGCCGCGGGGATGATGCTTGCGCTGAGCCACGACTATATTTTCATGAGGAAAGACCGTGGGGTCCTGTACATGAGCGAGGTGGACATCGGGCTTTCCATGCCGGACTACTTCGCGGCGATGGTGAGGTCTAAGATCGGGACGAGCGCGGCGAGGCGGGAGGTTTTGTTGAGCGGGAAGAAGATTAGAGGAGAAGAAGCGGTGGCTTTGGGGATCGTTGACTCGGCGGCGCATGATAGTGCGGAAGGAGTTGTGGAGGCTACTGTGAGCCTTGCGGAGAAACTCGCGGCCAAGAAATGGAACGGTGATGTGTATGCGTCGATCAGGAAGAGTTTGTATCCGGAGCTTTGTGAGATTCTTGGTTTAAAGGCTACAATCTTTGCAACACCAAAGCTCTGA
- the LOC106309898 gene encoding bet1-like SNARE 1-2, with protein MNYRRENRASRTSLFDGLDGLEEGRLRASSSYSHDTTERDNDEALESLQDRVSFLKRVTGDIHEEVESHNRMLDKVGNKMDSARGIMSGTINRFKLVFEKKSNRKTCKLIGYFVLLFLVMYYLIRLLNYIKG; from the exons ATGAACTATCGAAG GGAGAATCGTGCATCGAGAACATCTCTCTTCGACGGACTCGATGGACTTGAGGAAGGTCGCTTGAGGGCTTCCTCTTCCTACTCTCATGATACCACCGAACGCGACAATGACGAAGCCCTTGAAAGTCTTCAGGACAGAGTTTCGTTTCTAAAGAGA GTGACTGGAGACATACATGAGGAAGTTGAGAGTCATAACCGCATGCTTGACAAAGTG GGTAACAAAATGGACTCGGCCAGGGGAATAATGTCAGGAACAATCAACCGTTTCAAGTTG GTCTTTGAGAAGAAGTCGAATCGAAAAACTTGCAAACTCATTGGGTATTTTGTGCTCCTGTTCTTGGTCATGTATTACCTTATTAG ACTATTAAACTACATCAAAGGGTGA